Genomic window (Manduca sexta isolate Smith_Timp_Sample1 chromosome 26, JHU_Msex_v1.0, whole genome shotgun sequence):
TTTACACTaagcataaataataatcatttaggtatcattatgaaaaaaaaaaaaacaattcatgtACAAAGTACTGCATGGTATTCCACTCCGTTCGTTACCttgatatataaaatgttaaatatcacAATGTCCATTAATAACATAAGCTATTTTCTATAAACCACAACATCACAGTAGACGCACGCTGCgtcttggcggtagaaatacgaaatcaaatattataatattaaaaaactttacATACGCTACCCTCGACAACCTGAGGTTACAccacttataataataataataatatcaaccctgtattatatacttgcccactgctgagcacgggcctcctctactactgagagggagtagTTACCACCACTTATCACCATACTCCATACTCTACTTGTTATACTCTATACTTGTCCTGGATGCAGTATTTATCGGTCACTGCGCATTATAATACTCGTAGGTGTGTATTActgataaattatacataaaaaagaaGCCCTAAATAATTATTCACGTAATatgtggtggtaggatatttgtacaggatggatagcgaccaccgtacacgagaTGTAAACTCACCGCCTGTTGTGTTACGCAATCAGcttttgtatatccggtttctaACAGGTCAGCATAATTGCGTCTATTGGCAAAGGatactcatctctcgtcagtcgatactctttTTGGACCTCATCTCGGTCACCACCAGGTGCAGCAGTTCCCCGGTAGGCaatggcttggctgtgcctctggtaTTCCTTTAGTTCAGGCGGTGAATGCTGCTTACAATCAGGCCGACTGCTTGCTTTTTtgtctactaaggcaataaaaaaaaataaggacaGGTAATTTTTCATGctcataaatgaaataaaaaaaacattaactgtATTCAATGAACATTATAAGATAAACTTATAATACACCTTATAGGGTACAAGATGGGTCAtctacacataatatataatttccaATGATATACTACATATTTAAGTAAACTGCACGAAAAAGAAGACACATAAAGTATCAATATCTAACAGTATGGCttgtcaataattttatgaaaaattaatttgttgctccaaagttttcttataaaaatgtaaagtcGCCGCGTGCAGGGCATTAAACAGGAATCGACGAGGTCGGGCTGGCGATCACTgctttatcgatatattttatttggacggttaattttattctataattgtactacattctaaaaataatataagcacACTATGGGATAGAACTTGTCTAATTTTATTGAACTATCGCCTTTGGATAATTATTGAAgaacaatacatattttatgaaagcacttattctttataaaaaatgttttattataatttttccatcTTGAACTTGGTTgtctataaacaaaaatagtattataatataggtagtCATGCAAAGTAACTAATGTCCCATATATgcattgtttttacattttatccAAAACTGTTGGTGACAAtgaagttattaattaaaaatatctaatttaagATGTGCTTTTTTATAcgtgaaaatataattgaatattttacgtaaaattcACTGCGCTAAAAATAGACTACTTAGTAGAAAAATTGTAACCCTTATCACTTGCGAACCGTCCTACGCTCAGCAAAGTAAACTTTGAGACAGTATATAAAGGGGTAGCTTGTGTCTGTCCATCATTCCAGCATCAGAACATCCCGTGCGAAGTCGacagagtaataaaaaaatgttcaaactTACGTTTATTGTGTCCGTCATGATCTTAGGTGAGTGCGTTTCCAACTAAGTAGTTTATTCAAAATTGGAACGGTTTTTCGATAGTTCGccaaaaatgatatttaatatgtttgaaaattcGAATCAtgacatttaaaaaagttgtaataattattaattattatttcaaagtatATTAAAAGTTGACGATTTGACAGTATTCTAATAAAACTCGTTTGCGTGTACTAAAATTTCATAGAAgtgtcattaatatttttaattcaagaaCGAAATTTTTATCGTGTTtgcaaaaaaaaagaagaacaTTATTCTGATCTAATACTGTCTGTTATAGTTttcttaataagatttattatGATATTCCTGTTCTAATTACCAACTCAGTTACATAGGTATACCTACTTACGATATCCTTATATTCTAATTCTCAACTATTTTGGACCTACTTATAATTACCATCTCATCTAGAATAGTGActgaagtaattataaatattatgttgcagGCACCCTCATCTATGCCAACTACCATAACGTGGACTGCAACTCATGCGGTGAAGAATGCAAGCGCGCCTGCGGCACCAAGCAGTTCAAGGTCTGCTGCTACAACTACTTGAGGAAGAAGCGAGTCCCCGATACCGTTATGGTATAGTAACTGTATTAAATATCATCAATTTCCTAAGCCTGGTGTCTAGTTATTGTGAAATGAAATCGACCAAAgtgtttattcaaaattatggACGAATGGTGACAGGGATTTCGTACTTTTTCGTATTGCAAGTGCATTTCGGAAAACAGATattgtacaattttaaatttactttaaatagtGAGATCTGATAATCAAATTCACGAGGTGATTTCTTGAAGTCTTTAAATCAATCAAGCAATGCACAGTTTTTATTATGCTTCGAAAAAGCATTTTCTGATGACTCTATTATaccttactaggtgttgctcgtggctaTCTGAGAAAAAACTTCCCTTATACGATATGGCACTGTAAGGGACTGTTGCAGCTAACTGAAGccatataattttagtaattatagtAAATTTGCTTTCCAGGTGTTGTCGCCAGTTCCCAGCATGAGAAGGATTAACTTTCCCTTCTTCATGGACAACATGCCGCAAGACGCCGTGGAAGCTGTCGATCAGTACAAATACTACCCTAACGATGACTCGTTCGACATGCGACTTATTAAcgatttctaaataattttaacaacgcTGTAATACCACATAGACACTTCCAGTAAAATTTGCAGTAGGTATCAATTAAACTGAAAATAACAATGATATACACTTTAAGAAAGTGCAATGGTGtcatgaattaatattaatttgcccCTGTTAGATACGTAATTATAAAGTAAAGGGCGGTTAGTGATTACTggattcatttaataaatattacttcgaTTCAGTAACAAGCTACTGAGTATATATAGCTGCAAATATGAAAAAAGAAGATATAGGAGTATCACAAACAATTCTTGGAAGTGTCGTGTTTCAACGCCCCCTCAGTCAATTTGCCACGTCGAGTGTAATGTTTAGAATAAGGCACAAAAGTTTTCGTCAACACGGCTGGTGTTAGACGCAaacctaaataattatttcgtgtaaataaaatttcttcatACAGATATAtcgttttattaacatttttagcCTGCATTGACGTTCGTCAGTCGTACTAAGATATGCATTAtgcattttaaatgtacatCTATGTAGATAAGTTGTAAGATGTTCCTCCTTTTGATAGTAACTCCACAAAGAACaactttattacttattttacttggtacacatataaaattaaatgtactcagtaaataatataaagataatatggaatgagttataaatgtaaagaaattaaaagaattattttgtcattaaatAGAGctaacatgaaaaataaatttcccACTACACACACCCACACCATAATCCGTATTAAATAACTTGATAATTGATATTctagttagattttttttttactaagaaaGTATACTGTGTAAGTATTTAGTACTTGtttaatccaaaaataaatttcaatattttagtatattttgttcccatcattattttcaaatgtattGTTTCAATATTAATGCACATAAGTGTTTTAGATAGTGTACTCAGAATGTAAATAATTTGCACTGTTGCAAGTTAATTTGTACCtacatattaaacatttttttacatattaatccGTATGCCCGTAAcggttaataataaaatattgcaatataagAAAAGTACAATTTTTCACGCATGAATTGTAGGGCTTTTGGTTTTTGCTCGTTCGGATGACGACGATATACCTACTTGCGAGTGTCAACATTAGGTTCTAAGGCCGATAAAAAAGCGTATTTACCTTGTGGAAAAGACGGGAAAAATTGGTACtatttttgtatgaattataaataaaatacttttttaaacacgtaggcgaacaaagttgcacttatgatatgttaaaaaatatattataataattgttattattacaaaatgatattataatcttactttcttatataactacggacattttaaattacggataaaattaataaaagaaaaacacaagGTAAACTAAAGTACACAATACGGGCTGGTACGCAAGGGGAGATATTTCTTTTTGGTACACGTTAATCTCCGTAACCATTTAACTGATAAAATTTTGTGAGTGTGGTTTTTTATTCCCAGCTTGAAAGATAAGCTAATTTAGACCCGGATAGGTGGCGATATTGTCGAGATCTATAAAGACTAATAGTAGTTTACACAAAATCCGGTCTAATTCCATTATGCCTCTAACAAAGGTAACGTTCTAGTATGGAGGGATGAGGCATCAGGCAAGGAACACCATCTTTATATGGAggacaaattaaaaaagtgtCCAGTTTTAagcaacaaattacaattcaaaaACTCACAACTATAGCGCTAGCGTAGCAATATGGTATGAGATGAATTTAGCAGTTGTTAACGAACTAGAGGATTTACtgttttgtttactattttgACGCGAAATTACCGATAGATTATAACCGGTGgaagacataatataaaagaagaagaacgGTGTATTGTGTgctatattgaaaaaaaaacaatctctGGTGCCTCGAGTAATTGACATAAAATGAAGGTTGATAAAACtgcaatatataaaactttcacTTTGACAAAGCGGCAGCCttttttctagttttttttcAATAGCCTACTTTAACAGCTTTTGGCAATATCCTTAAAATTTACCCACTTGCTACTGTGGCGCCACCATCATTTGATGGTTTTCGACAGACACTTTTACATACTTGAAATAGTTTTCCTTGCCTCTATATGGATATTGAGGAccatatattttagttatctaACTACTTACATTCTGCTACATACGTTACTTATggtgtaggtacttatattagGTTAAATCGTGGTTTCAttgggttatttttttaaataacaagcgTGGCAATCACACCACTGTCAAAAGCGAACTGCATAGAGCGTGTTCCTGTGCCCTGGGCTGTCCaagtttttttaacttaatttaatcaTAGATCTTCTTATGCCCTATGTTCTGCAGTTGATTAagcaatgtttttatgttatttgctATTCAAAAGGGTAACGCAAGTCTATTAGGATGGAGGCAAGCATGTCATTGATACCTATTGATTTCTTTCAGGACGTGCCTTTAGTGcctactgcctcggtggcgtagttgtattgcatgcgcggtacggcagcgctctgaggtcctgggttcgaatcccgggcaaagt
Coding sequences:
- the LOC115450767 gene encoding uncharacterized protein LOC115450767, which translates into the protein MFKLTFIVSVMILGTLIYANYHNVDCNSCGEECKRACGTKQFKVCCYNYLRKKRVPDTVMVLSPVPSMRRINFPFFMDNMPQDAVEAVDQYKYYPNDDSFDMRLINDF